gCAGCAGCGGCAGCGTGAGCAGCAGCGGCAAGAGGAGCTAGAGAAACAGcggctggagcagcagctgctcATTCTACGCAACAAGGAGAAGAGCAAAGAGAGTAAGGCCAGTGGGCGGCCCCTCGACCCCACCGCAGCgcagccccgccccgccccgccccgcagccccgccccgccccgccccgccccgcagCCCCGCCCCGCAGCGAAGCCCCACCTGGCTCCAGGCACCCAGCTCAGCTGCGCCCTGTCCCCGTAGGTGCCATCGCCAGCACCGAGGTAAAGCTGAGGCTCCAGGAATTCCTGTTGTCCAAGTCAAAGGAGCCCACGCCAGGCGGCCTCAACCATTCCCTCCCACAGCATCCCAAATGCTGGTAATGGCTCTGGGGAACAAGGGTGAACAGAAGGGTCCTGCTCAGGGGCTACCTGGTTATAGAGACAGTTTGGGGAACCCTGCCTTGCAACCATAGTTCTGCAGTCTGTTCTAGGAAGGGAACTCCCCattccatttctcttcttccccttcccagggtccattttttttttctctccgtAATGCACAACCTCAGCTCCATGAGGGGTGGGGTGGatgtagccccccccccccaatttggtCTTTCCATAGCTCTACTTTGCtatgctgggtgtggtagcatatgTCTGTAGTTatagaactcaggaggtagaggcagaataGATAGGGGGTTAAGTGtaatagcaagtttgaggccagcctgggttagttgagaccctgtttcaaaaaaaaatctatctatctatctatctatctatctatctatctatctgtcaaaCAAAAATCTCCCAAGCCAAACAACTAGTTATCAGGTGGCAGGTCGGGTGGGTAGTAACCTAGACCTGCTTCCATCCCATCCCCAGGGGAGCCCACCATGCTTCTTTGGACCAGAGTTCCCCTCCCCAGAGCGGCCCTCCTGGGACGCCTCCCTCCTACAAATTGCCTTTGCTTGGGCCCTATGACAGCCGTGATGACTTTCCCCTCCGTAAAACGGGTACGTGAGTCCTGGCTCCCAGGAATGTGGCTTCTAGGTGAGCATGTGCAAAAGGCAGTACTGCTGCTACTCAGAGTTGCCCTGGACCGGGCTGGGCTGGGCTTCAGGTTTCTGTGTAGATGAATCCTGAGCCCAGCTACTCTCTCTTCAGCCTCGGAACCCAACTTAAAAGTACGTTCGAGGCTAAAACAGAAGGTAGCGGAGAGGAGAAGCAGTCCCCTCCTGCGTCGAAAGGATGGCACCGTTATTAGTACTTTTAAGAAGAGAGCAGTTGAGATCACAGGCACAGGGCCTGGGGGTAAgatcttctctcctgtcctcatgGTGAAGGTCTGGGAGGAGGGGTGGCTCAAAGCAGGCCCAGGTGACAGCCACTTCTCCTGTAGTGTCGTCCGTGTGTAACAGTGCGCCCGGCTCTGGCCCCAGCTCTCCCAACAGTTCCCACAGCACCATCGCTGAGAACGGCTTTACTGGCTCAGTCCCCAACATCCCCACTGAGGTACAGGACTGACCGAGGCccgggggtggggtagggggcaCAGAAgtgcttgctttcctttagaaggAAGAATTTGGCTCTTTCTGGTCTAGCTGAGCGCTGAGCCACAATGCCTCTGTGTACATCTGGAGGGTTCTTACCTGGATGTGTTGCCTTGAAAAGAGATTTGTCCCACGGGCTCCTGAAGGGCTCTGATCTCTGTCACCTCCACTTGGGGCTTGGGTCCAGGGAGTGAGAGACCAATCAGAGTCCTTGGCCTTGGTGTAGGTGGCCCTTTTTGGTTATCCCTCTTTTCATGTTCTTCTCTCCCAACTGCTCCTCTAGATGCTTCCCCAGCACCGGGCCCTCCCTCTGGACAGTTCCCCAAATCAGTTCAGCCTCTACACGTCTCCTTCTCTGCCCAACATCTCCCTAGGGCTGCAGGCCACTGTCACTGTTACCAACTCACACCTCACCGTAAGTACAGGGCACGCATCCCAGCTAGGACGCTGACCTTCCCCGGGCCCTAAGGGAGCTGAGATGGTGTGACGTGATCTGGTGGGAGGGCAGAGAGTACCTGAGGGATGCTCCTTGGAGTTAGCAGGACAGGGGCAGTATCAGTCTGTGCCTTATCTGTAATCACCCTCCAACTTCACCAGGCCTCCCCGAAGCTGTCGACACAGCAGGAGGCTGAGAGGCAGGCCCTTCAGTCCCTGCGGCAGGGCGGCACACTGACCGGCAAGTTCTTGAGCACATCGTCCATCCCTGGCTGCCTGCTGGGAGTGGCATTGGAGGGCGACACGAGCCCCCATGGGCACGCTTCCCTGCTGCAGCATGTTCTGCTTCTGGAGCAGGCCCGGCAACAGAGCACACTCATAGCAGGTGAGTAGCTGAACAGTGTGCCTGGGAGGCAGTGTTTGGCTCTCCTGGGGTCTCAAGTCAGGCCTATCTCTTAGGGAAAAGGAGCCAGGGATACTGTTCAGCTCTGCCACAACCATCAGCCATATCAGTGATTTCTTCCACATTCTGAGAGCATCAGGTACCAATGTTTGGTATGCCAGGCAGTGGACAGAACTTGCCACTGTTACCGAGTTCATTCATATCCCAGAGCAGAGCTGGCCAGACCATACTTTGTTTATTtagttaggtttttgttttgctttgttttgaatcgttgtctcactgtgtagcccaggttggcctcaaactcatggctatTCCCTTCCCCGCAGCCTCCAGTAATccaggctgggattacagaccggCACCCAGCTACAAACCATACCTGTGACATTTTATAGAGGGCTTAGAAGGCAGCTCACTGGGTCAAGTGATTGCTATACCAGTtgaggggacctgagttcagctccccagTGCTCACGTAAAGCCAGACACAGCCGCACAAGTTTGTATTCCTAGGACTCCCACGGTGAGGCGGAGGAGAGATAGGAGAATCCTCGGAAGCTCCCAGGCCAGTTGGTCTGATGCACATGACAGTAAACAGTAAGACATGCTGGCTTAAACAAGATGGAAAGCAAGGACTGTCATGataggctgtcctctgacttccacatgactggctgcacccacacacatgaacacatatgtacacacatgtacgtCATATAcacactattttcttttcttttttttttttttttttgagatgcaACCTCATTCTATAGCCctggcaggcctcaaactcactgcatagaccaagctagcctctaactcagagatctacctgcactttgctgggtttaaaggtgggTGCCACTTGGcccagtcacattttttttttttaaagaaatgagtgGAATTAATCtgataatatatatttaacttcTATCTAGAATACTattctcatttctgttttttgtttcatgaTAAACCCCGGAATCCCATGTGTGTTTCATAGAGGTAGCACATGTCAATTCAGGCCATGCTTCCAGGGCTCAGCCACATATGGTCCATGGCATTAACGTTGGACAGCGTTAGGCAGTCAGCCCTCAGTATCTGCCAATGTGCTTAGCGGTTTCTTGGCCTAGAACTTCTCAGCCTTGTAGGAGCTGCGAAGTCTATTGACAGGGACATCTTGTTGCAGTTGGAGAGAGTAGTCATTGTTCCCGTGTGTGGTGAGCCCAGGACTACCTGTGCACTCTGGCAAACCAAAGGGATAGGAAGGTGACCCTAGGATGGCTTGCTGGTACCAGTGGCTCTGAGCTCACTGCTAAGGTTataaggaggagagagaatggggctcAGCCTCGGGGACAGGGTGCCCCCCCAAACAGTGCTTactccccttctctgcctccgtagtgccactccatgggcAGTCCCCATTGGTGACGGGTGAACGTGTGGCCACCAGCATGAGGACGGTGGGCAAGCTCCCGAGGCACCGACCTCTGAGCCGCACTCAGTCCTCCCCACTGCCGCAGAGTCCCCAGGCCCTGCAGCAGCTGGTcatgcagcagcagcaccagcagttcctcgagaagcagaagcagcagcagatgcAGCTGGGCAAGGTACATGCAGGGAGGCAACGTCCCGGGCTACCCAGGAGTGACCCAGGCTGGCAAGACACGtggggactgagcctggggagCAAGGTGCTTCAAGGTTTTCACTTCACACAGAATTGTGTGGACAGGTGCCtgactgggagagggagagaagggcagTAGACCTACTTGGGCTAAAGGTTACCATAGCCACTCCCATCCCCAGACGATGACATGCTTTCTTCTCTCAGATCCTTACCAAAACTGGGGAGCTGTCAAGgcagcccaccacccaccccgaggagacagaagaggagcTGACAGAACAGCAGCAGGAGGccttgctgggggagggggcccTGACCATGCCCCGAGAAGGCTCTACAGAGAGTGAGAGCACCCAGGAAGAcctagaagaggaggaggatgaggaggaagaagaggaggactgCATTCAGGTCAAGGATGAGGATGGAGAGAGTGGTCCTGATGAGGGCCCGGACTTAGAGGAGTCCAGTGCTGATTACAGAAAGGTACCTCCCACCTACCGTCTTTCCTCACTCTCTGATTTCCACTCCTGATTGTTGGTTCCCAGTGGTGTAGTTGCCAGGCCTTGAGCAGCTTTCTAAGGAAAAGAGGGCAGAGAGACCaggagggagtgggaaggggCTCCTGTGTGGTCTCTGAGTTGTGCCTGCCTGTCAGTCTCTCTTGGTGACTGCCCTTGTCTTTTAACTGAGTgactgtgcttgtgtgtgtgtgcatgcacatggtctgtgtgtatctgcattTCTGCCTGCGTTGCTGGTTGTGCGTTGGTCTCtgcgtgcatgtgtatacacacacacacacacacacacacacacacacacacacacacacacacgcccccaCTGTTACTACAGTGTGCCTTGAGCCTCGTGCGCTCCATTCATTGCGGACACAGCCCCAAGCCCTCAGGCCTGACTCATCCCGCCCCCTCCCACCCCCGCCCCTCACAGCCGCTTACCTCAATGCTACTATTTGGGGTGACTCATCACATCCCCCATCTTCCCTGTCGTAGGAGATGGCAAGCCTGGAGCATCTCCTGTCCCTGGAGGGAGTAGGTGGGAGGAAGTGGTGGAAGGAGGAGACTTGGGGGCCCTCTGGAGGCTGAAAGGGCCCTGTACTCAGTCCCATCCAGGCTGAGCCTTACACAGGCCTCTTCCTACTCCTTTTCAGTTGTTCGCAGATGCCCAGCAGTTACAGCCCCTCCAGGTGTACCAGGCACCCCTCAGCCTGGCCACTGTGCCTCATCAGGCCCTGGGCCGCACCCAGTCCTCACCTGCTGCTCCTGGGAGCATGAAGAGCCCCACAGACCAACCCACTGTGGTGAAGCACCTCTTCACCACAGGCAAGCCCTAACACTGCTCATCCATCCTTTGCCCGTGCACCTACTTGGGCTAACGGTTGTCACAGCCACCCCCTGCCCCAGACGATGTGCTTGCTTCTCCTAGATCCTTACCAAAACTGCACGGAGGGAAAAGGGGGTCTTGACCTCTCCCTGTGCACCATAGCTATTCATGGGAGCAGCAGCTGCTTCTTTCCCGGCAGGAGGGTGGGCAGCCTTGTTCCTTACTCCCTGGGGCAGCACTGTCTTCTCTGTGACCCCCAGTCCCCACCTAGGGTATTTGCTTCTGCATCATCTTCCCACAAGTCCTGGAGCCTTGGGTGGAATCCACTGTCTCTTTCAGTTtttcctcttctagcctcctgtCCGCCTTCCCCCCTTGTAAGGTTGACAGTAGGCTCGGTAGAATCTGGAAGGCTTTTGCCCAAGAGGTTGCCATATGCTGGGTTCTGACAGGGCACAGactagctgaggatgactttatCTCGCCAGTGGGGAACAGCGCATGGGCCACCATGTTGGGGGAAGGAGGAACATACCCTGGGAACCGCAGAGGGGATGCAGAGGGCAGAGATTGGGGCCAGTGGCAGGCAGGCTGTGTTTAAAGAGAGGAATTTCAGGAGAGAAAAGGGTATATCGGTGGCTGTTGGTAGATAGCTAGGGTAGCCTGAGATAAGGGTGTGGGTTAGGATTCAAACAGTTCTGGCTGACACAAGGGTCTGTGGCTCAGGTGTGGTCTATGACACGTTCATGCTGAAGCATCAGTGTATGTGCGGAAACACACATGTCCACCCAGAGCACGCAGGCCGCATCCAGAGCATCTGGTCCCGGCTGCAGGAAACTGGTCTGCTCAGCAAATGTGAGGTGAGGGAGCGCCCTGCCTTCAGCAGACTGCCATCTGAGTGGTCCACTCCCAGCAAAGCCCCTCCCTCACCCTAGCCCTCCAGTGAGCTCTGAGACTTCCTCAGTTCCATCCCTTGTGGTCTGCTTCTCTCACGGTCATCAGCTAACCTGGGGAAGAGTCCTGGAGTAGGACAGGGCGAGGGGGGCCAGGGGGATGGGGCAGTCTCTCAAGGGCCAGGGCATAGTTACTCCAAATCCCTTAGTTCTCCTGGAAGTTGGCTCTGTGAGCGTTGGACTGTTGTCTAGAGAGTTGAGCCTTGTCAACATTCTCTGGCCTTTCTTGACCTCCTCTGGCAGCGGATCCGGGGTCGTAAAGCCACTCTGGATGAAATCCAGACCGTGCACTCTGAGTACCACACCCTACTCTATGGGACCAGCCCCCTTAACCGGCAGAAGCTGGACAGCAAGAAGCTGCTTGGTAAGCTGAAGGCCACGATTCTGCATGTGCCCTCAATCCGAGTGTGATAGCGCTGTCCTAAAGACCACCAAGCCAGAGTAGGAAGTGGTCCTAGTGGGTGTCATTACCATAGATACAGATTGAACATGCTGTAGGGCATCAGGCATAAGGGTGGACCTGTTGTTGGTAGGTGATTTATGTATCTGGTTCTTCTAGAGATAGGTCATCTCCCCGGAACAGGACTAGAGGCTCTAAGCTGGCATGGACCATGCAGTCCGTGCTAACTGGCAACTGGGACACCTTTCAGagcatttctgtctctcttccctgcAGGCCCCATCAGCCAGAAGATGTACGCCATGCTGCCTTGTGGGGGCATTGGGGTGAGTTGGATatgtgggagtgggcaggtggctTTCCCAGCTTGGCCCCTTCCTCCCCGATCCCCGTGGCTGCTGGCCTGCTCTCTGGTGCCCACTTCCCGTTCATCCCCTCCCCCCCGCAGAGGGCACACTGAAGCCCGATCTCCTGCCCCTGCAGGTGGACAGTGACACTGTGTGGAACGAGATGCACTCCTCTAGTGCCGTGCGAATGGCAGTGGGCTGCCTGGTGGAGCTGGCCTTCAAGGTGGCTGCAGGAGAGCTCAAGGTAAGGATATAGGAGACGTTGTCCAACGTTTACATTTCAAGTGCTAAGATGGGGAGAAGCTGCAGGGACAGCCTTGCTGTGAGGGTCACGAGGGACAAAGTAGGCACTAATGCCTGAGACTCTTGTGTTTATCTGCAGGGGAGAGACAGCTGTTTGCCTGGGGCTGCAGCTGGCATTTATAAAAGTGTATTTTCCCACCACTGTCTGACTTGTGCTTCTCTCCTGAGTCTGTCTACCCTGTTCCTGGCCACATGGCTCTCCTGACTGTTGTCCTTCTGCTTGCACTTCAGAATGGATTTGCTATCATTCGGCCCCCAGGACATCATGCTGAGGAGTCCACAGCCATGTGAGTACCATTCTGACCCGACCCTTGCCCTCTGCCATTGGCCCTTCCTGTGTTTTACTTGAAGCCAACCTCACGTCACCCAAGCTGAACCCCctgctctcttctcctccccacacccctcaGGGGATTCTGCTTCTTCAACTCCGTAGCCATCACAGCTAAACTCCTGCAGCAGAAGCTGAGCGTGGGCAAGGTTCTCATCGTGGACTGGGTAGGCAAGTGGGCTGGGAGGCCTGGGCAGAGAAGGGCAGAGCTGTGGCCGCGAAGGCCTTCAGAAGTGCCCCGCCTCCAGGCAGCCCACTGCACTTCTGGGTGGCACTAGGACCCAGTCCTTGGCCTCATAGATTGATAACCTTCCTGCTCCGTCCTCAGGAGGGTCCTTTATTCCGGTAGGGTGGCTCCTCCCTGTGAGCTGTTAGGCAGTTTTTAGCCTTATTTACCCTATGCTCCCACTAGCATCCTCCAACAGCCAGAAGGTTCCTTACCTTGAGCATTGGGGAGATGTTACCAGTACTGCCAGAATCCATTTTCCTCCCTGCCCTTCCCATAGGGGCCGCTGTGTGCCAGGAACCTGACACTGTGCTGCTCACAGCCACCTCTAGCAGTGCAAAGTAGTCATCCATTTCTCTTAGAGAAGACTCTGTTTGGGTTACTTAGCTGGGATGCCGCACTTCCCCTGATCCTGAGGCTGTGGGTGCCCCTCAGCCTTCTGCCATCACAGTgggacaagcacacacaccactcactgGGCACCAGGGATCACTAGGCAGTTGGTCAGCGAGGGTAGAATTTTTTGAAATTCAATTTCAGTTTAGAAACTAGTGTATTCAGATGCACGGTTATAATcgcagcgctcaggaggcagaggcaggagaatcctaGTGCAATCCTGTCTGGAAATAAAGGAAATTCATATAAATGTTGGATCCTGCTTTAGAATTTATTTGCCTGTGTTAAATTTCTTACCAGCCTGAGTTTCCCTTGCACTTCAGTGGAATGGGTTCTGCAGGGAGATAAACCATATTCATCCCATGGCTGTAGACCTGGACTCAGGGTCCCAGCCCCGGAGCCACTGGTGGGCTTGTCTTCAGAGCTAATGGTAGGGTGGGTGGGGAACAGCTGGCATGCTAAGCTTTGGATTAGAGCTTAGACTGCTGCCCGAAGCACCTGCCCCTTTTCCTCAACAGGACATTCACCATGGCAATGGCACCCAGCAAGCATTCTACAATGACCCCTCTGTGCTCTACATCTCTCTGCATCGCTACGACAATGGAAACTTCTTTCCAGGCTCTGGGGCTCCTGAAGAGGTACAGTTCCTTTACAGGTCTCCTCTCGAAAGGTACAGGTCTCCTTTCGAGTCCTTCGGGGAGGTAACAGGCTAGGACCTGGCAG
The nucleotide sequence above comes from Arvicanthis niloticus isolate mArvNil1 chromosome 6, mArvNil1.pat.X, whole genome shotgun sequence. Encoded proteins:
- the Hdac5 gene encoding histone deacetylase 5 isoform X5, which produces MGPLPAPFSSPATGHPDGMSGREPPLEILPRTSLHSIPVAVEVKPVLPGAMPSSMGGGGGGSPSPVELRGALAGPMDPALREQQLQQELLVLKQQQQLQKQLLFAEFQKQHDHLTRQHEVQLQKHLKQQQEMLAAKRQQELEQQRQREQQRQEELEKQRLEQQLLILRNKEKSKESAIASTEVKLRLQEFLLSKSKEPTPGGLNHSLPQHPKCWGAHHASLDQSSPPQSGPPGTPPSYKLPLLGPYDSRDDFPLRKTASEPNLKVRSRLKQKVAERRSSPLLRRKDGTVISTFKKRAVEITGTGPGVSSVCNSAPGSGPSSPNSSHSTIAENGFTGSVPNIPTEMLPQHRALPLDSSPNQFSLYTSPSLPNISLGLQATVTVTNSHLTASPKLSTQQEAERQALQSLRQGGTLTGKFLSTSSIPGCLLGVALEGDTSPHGHASLLQHVLLLEQARQQSTLIAVPLHGQSPLVTGERVATSMRTVGKLPRHRPLSRTQSSPLPQSPQALQQLVMQQQHQQFLEKQKQQQMQLGKILTKTGELSRQPTTHPEETEEELTEQQQEALLGEGALTMPREGSTESESTQEDLEEEEDEEEEEEDCIQVKDEDGESGPDEGPDLEESSADYRKLFADAQQLQPLQVYQAPLSLATVPHQALGRTQSSPAAPGSMKSPTDQPTVVKHLFTTGVVYDTFMLKHQCMCGNTHVHPEHAGRIQSIWSRLQETGLLSKCERIRGRKATLDEIQTVHSEYHTLLYGTSPLNRQKLDSKKLLGPISQKMYAMLPCGGIGVDSDTVWNEMHSSSAVRMAVGCLVELAFKVAAGELKNGFAIIRPPGHHAEESTAMGFCFFNSVAITAKLLQQKLSVGKVLIVDWDIHHGNGTQQAFYNDPSVLYISLHRYDNGNFFPGSGAPEEVGGGPGVGYNVNVAWTGGVDPPIGDVEYLTAFRTVVMPIAHEFSPDVVLVSAGFDAVEGHLSPLGGYSVTARCFGHLTRQLMTLAGGRVVLALEGGHDLTAICDASEACVSALLSVELQPLDEAVLQQKPSVNAVATLEKVIEIQSKHWSCVQRFAAGLGCSLREAQTGEKEEAETVSAMALLSVGAEQAQAAATQEHSPRPAEEPMEQEPAL
- the Hdac5 gene encoding histone deacetylase 5 isoform X1, with translation MGPLPAPFSSPATGHPDGMSGREPPLEILPRTSLHSIPVAGTCCHQAGTTRCFLQGGAYWTHARLAPPGSGWLVEVKPVLPGAMPSSMGGGGGGSPSPVELRGALAGPMDPALREQQLQQELLVLKQQQQLQKQLLFAEFQKQHDHLTRQHEVQLQKHLKQQQEMLAAKRQQELEQQRQREQQRQEELEKQRLEQQLLILRNKEKSKESAIASTEVKLRLQEFLLSKSKEPTPGGLNHSLPQHPKCWGAHHASLDQSSPPQSGPPGTPPSYKLPLLGPYDSRDDFPLRKTASEPNLKVRSRLKQKVAERRSSPLLRRKDGTVISTFKKRAVEITGTGPGVSSVCNSAPGSGPSSPNSSHSTIAENGFTGSVPNIPTEMLPQHRALPLDSSPNQFSLYTSPSLPNISLGLQATVTVTNSHLTASPKLSTQQEAERQALQSLRQGGTLTGKFLSTSSIPGCLLGVALEGDTSPHGHASLLQHVLLLEQARQQSTLIAVPLHGQSPLVTGERVATSMRTVGKLPRHRPLSRTQSSPLPQSPQALQQLVMQQQHQQFLEKQKQQQMQLGKILTKTGELSRQPTTHPEETEEELTEQQQEALLGEGALTMPREGSTESESTQEDLEEEEDEEEEEEDCIQVKDEDGESGPDEGPDLEESSADYRKLFADAQQLQPLQVYQAPLSLATVPHQALGRTQSSPAAPGSMKSPTDQPTVVKHLFTTGVVYDTFMLKHQCMCGNTHVHPEHAGRIQSIWSRLQETGLLSKCERIRGRKATLDEIQTVHSEYHTLLYGTSPLNRQKLDSKKLLGPISQKMYAMLPCGGIGVDSDTVWNEMHSSSAVRMAVGCLVELAFKVAAGELKNGFAIIRPPGHHAEESTAMGFCFFNSVAITAKLLQQKLSVGKVLIVDWDIHHGNGTQQAFYNDPSVLYISLHRYDNGNFFPGSGAPEEVGGGPGVGYNVNVAWTGGVDPPIGDVEYLTAFRTVVMPIAHEFSPDVVLVSAGFDAVEGHLSPLGGYSVTARCFGHLTRQLMTLAGGRVVLALEGGHDLTAICDASEACVSALLSVELQPLDEAVLQQKPSVNAVATLEKVIEIQSKHWSCVQRFAAGLGCSLREAQTGEKEEAETVSAMALLSVGAEQAQAAATQEHSPRPAEEPMEQEPAL
- the Hdac5 gene encoding histone deacetylase 5 isoform X2; the encoded protein is MNSPNESADGMSGREPPLEILPRTSLHSIPVAGTCCHQAGTTRCFLQGGAYWTHARLAPPGSGWLVEVKPVLPGAMPSSMGGGGGGSPSPVELRGALAGPMDPALREQQLQQELLVLKQQQQLQKQLLFAEFQKQHDHLTRQHEVQLQKHLKQQQEMLAAKRQQELEQQRQREQQRQEELEKQRLEQQLLILRNKEKSKESAIASTEVKLRLQEFLLSKSKEPTPGGLNHSLPQHPKCWGAHHASLDQSSPPQSGPPGTPPSYKLPLLGPYDSRDDFPLRKTASEPNLKVRSRLKQKVAERRSSPLLRRKDGTVISTFKKRAVEITGTGPGVSSVCNSAPGSGPSSPNSSHSTIAENGFTGSVPNIPTEMLPQHRALPLDSSPNQFSLYTSPSLPNISLGLQATVTVTNSHLTASPKLSTQQEAERQALQSLRQGGTLTGKFLSTSSIPGCLLGVALEGDTSPHGHASLLQHVLLLEQARQQSTLIAVPLHGQSPLVTGERVATSMRTVGKLPRHRPLSRTQSSPLPQSPQALQQLVMQQQHQQFLEKQKQQQMQLGKILTKTGELSRQPTTHPEETEEELTEQQQEALLGEGALTMPREGSTESESTQEDLEEEEDEEEEEEDCIQVKDEDGESGPDEGPDLEESSADYRKLFADAQQLQPLQVYQAPLSLATVPHQALGRTQSSPAAPGSMKSPTDQPTVVKHLFTTGVVYDTFMLKHQCMCGNTHVHPEHAGRIQSIWSRLQETGLLSKCERIRGRKATLDEIQTVHSEYHTLLYGTSPLNRQKLDSKKLLGPISQKMYAMLPCGGIGVDSDTVWNEMHSSSAVRMAVGCLVELAFKVAAGELKNGFAIIRPPGHHAEESTAMGFCFFNSVAITAKLLQQKLSVGKVLIVDWDIHHGNGTQQAFYNDPSVLYISLHRYDNGNFFPGSGAPEEVGGGPGVGYNVNVAWTGGVDPPIGDVEYLTAFRTVVMPIAHEFSPDVVLVSAGFDAVEGHLSPLGGYSVTARCFGHLTRQLMTLAGGRVVLALEGGHDLTAICDASEACVSALLSVELQPLDEAVLQQKPSVNAVATLEKVIEIQSKHWSCVQRFAAGLGCSLREAQTGEKEEAETVSAMALLSVGAEQAQAAATQEHSPRPAEEPMEQEPAL
- the Hdac5 gene encoding histone deacetylase 5 isoform X6, which encodes MNSPNESADGMSGREPPLEILPRTSLHSIPVAVEVKPVLPGAMPSSMGGGGGGSPSPVELRGALAGPMDPALREQQLQQELLVLKQQQQLQKQLLFAEFQKQHDHLTRQHEVQLQKHLKQQQEMLAAKRQQELEQQRQREQQRQEELEKQRLEQQLLILRNKEKSKESAIASTEVKLRLQEFLLSKSKEPTPGGLNHSLPQHPKCWGAHHASLDQSSPPQSGPPGTPPSYKLPLLGPYDSRDDFPLRKTASEPNLKVRSRLKQKVAERRSSPLLRRKDGTVISTFKKRAVEITGTGPGVSSVCNSAPGSGPSSPNSSHSTIAENGFTGSVPNIPTEMLPQHRALPLDSSPNQFSLYTSPSLPNISLGLQATVTVTNSHLTASPKLSTQQEAERQALQSLRQGGTLTGKFLSTSSIPGCLLGVALEGDTSPHGHASLLQHVLLLEQARQQSTLIAVPLHGQSPLVTGERVATSMRTVGKLPRHRPLSRTQSSPLPQSPQALQQLVMQQQHQQFLEKQKQQQMQLGKILTKTGELSRQPTTHPEETEEELTEQQQEALLGEGALTMPREGSTESESTQEDLEEEEDEEEEEEDCIQVKDEDGESGPDEGPDLEESSADYRKLFADAQQLQPLQVYQAPLSLATVPHQALGRTQSSPAAPGSMKSPTDQPTVVKHLFTTGVVYDTFMLKHQCMCGNTHVHPEHAGRIQSIWSRLQETGLLSKCERIRGRKATLDEIQTVHSEYHTLLYGTSPLNRQKLDSKKLLGPISQKMYAMLPCGGIGVDSDTVWNEMHSSSAVRMAVGCLVELAFKVAAGELKNGFAIIRPPGHHAEESTAMGFCFFNSVAITAKLLQQKLSVGKVLIVDWDIHHGNGTQQAFYNDPSVLYISLHRYDNGNFFPGSGAPEEVGGGPGVGYNVNVAWTGGVDPPIGDVEYLTAFRTVVMPIAHEFSPDVVLVSAGFDAVEGHLSPLGGYSVTARCFGHLTRQLMTLAGGRVVLALEGGHDLTAICDASEACVSALLSVELQPLDEAVLQQKPSVNAVATLEKVIEIQSKHWSCVQRFAAGLGCSLREAQTGEKEEAETVSAMALLSVGAEQAQAAATQEHSPRPAEEPMEQEPAL
- the Hdac5 gene encoding histone deacetylase 5 isoform X3; amino-acid sequence: MNSPNESDGMSGREPPLEILPRTSLHSIPVAGTCCHQAGTTRCFLQGGAYWTHARLAPPGSGWLVEVKPVLPGAMPSSMGGGGGGSPSPVELRGALAGPMDPALREQQLQQELLVLKQQQQLQKQLLFAEFQKQHDHLTRQHEVQLQKHLKQQQEMLAAKRQQELEQQRQREQQRQEELEKQRLEQQLLILRNKEKSKESAIASTEVKLRLQEFLLSKSKEPTPGGLNHSLPQHPKCWGAHHASLDQSSPPQSGPPGTPPSYKLPLLGPYDSRDDFPLRKTASEPNLKVRSRLKQKVAERRSSPLLRRKDGTVISTFKKRAVEITGTGPGVSSVCNSAPGSGPSSPNSSHSTIAENGFTGSVPNIPTEMLPQHRALPLDSSPNQFSLYTSPSLPNISLGLQATVTVTNSHLTASPKLSTQQEAERQALQSLRQGGTLTGKFLSTSSIPGCLLGVALEGDTSPHGHASLLQHVLLLEQARQQSTLIAVPLHGQSPLVTGERVATSMRTVGKLPRHRPLSRTQSSPLPQSPQALQQLVMQQQHQQFLEKQKQQQMQLGKILTKTGELSRQPTTHPEETEEELTEQQQEALLGEGALTMPREGSTESESTQEDLEEEEDEEEEEEDCIQVKDEDGESGPDEGPDLEESSADYRKLFADAQQLQPLQVYQAPLSLATVPHQALGRTQSSPAAPGSMKSPTDQPTVVKHLFTTGVVYDTFMLKHQCMCGNTHVHPEHAGRIQSIWSRLQETGLLSKCERIRGRKATLDEIQTVHSEYHTLLYGTSPLNRQKLDSKKLLGPISQKMYAMLPCGGIGVDSDTVWNEMHSSSAVRMAVGCLVELAFKVAAGELKNGFAIIRPPGHHAEESTAMGFCFFNSVAITAKLLQQKLSVGKVLIVDWDIHHGNGTQQAFYNDPSVLYISLHRYDNGNFFPGSGAPEEVGGGPGVGYNVNVAWTGGVDPPIGDVEYLTAFRTVVMPIAHEFSPDVVLVSAGFDAVEGHLSPLGGYSVTARCFGHLTRQLMTLAGGRVVLALEGGHDLTAICDASEACVSALLSVELQPLDEAVLQQKPSVNAVATLEKVIEIQSKHWSCVQRFAAGLGCSLREAQTGEKEEAETVSAMALLSVGAEQAQAAATQEHSPRPAEEPMEQEPAL